A stretch of Bacteroidetes Order II. bacterium DNA encodes these proteins:
- a CDS encoding histidine phosphatase family protein produces the protein MQRFLYFIVFCISCLGTIHAQTCTNPTNVILVRHAEKALDQGNDPSLTEVGKARASQLVDRLADANISALYATQFKRTQETLLPLGQRYALPVVVLEVAQSNWDVFPETLKNHILANHCGKTVVVAHHSNTIPHIINAWAGTNMKDLEDTDYGNLFLLTLQPHRKATLIRARF, from the coding sequence ATGCAACGTTTTTTATATTTCATTGTATTCTGCATAAGTTGTTTGGGCACCATCCATGCCCAGACGTGTACCAACCCCACTAACGTCATTTTGGTGCGTCATGCCGAGAAAGCGCTGGATCAGGGGAATGACCCCTCATTGACCGAAGTCGGGAAAGCAAGGGCCAGCCAATTGGTAGATCGCTTGGCGGATGCCAATATTTCCGCACTTTATGCCACACAATTTAAACGAACACAAGAAACCCTGCTCCCCTTAGGTCAACGGTACGCTTTACCTGTAGTTGTTTTGGAGGTTGCTCAGAGCAATTGGGATGTCTTCCCCGAAACCTTAAAAAACCATATTCTGGCAAACCATTGCGGCAAAACCGTGGTGGTAGCGCATCACTCTAATACCATTCCACACATCATTAACGCATGGGCAGGAACAAATATGAAAGACCTTGAGGATACCGATTATGGGAATTTGTTTCTCCTCACGCTTCAGCCTCATCGAAAGGCCACCCTGATTCGTGCCCGCTTCTAA
- a CDS encoding Ig-like domain-containing protein: MQPLSIWFTYFIFGLALGLGGCATPIAPTGGKPRTIPPKLISSQPANQAVRVNTTSIKLLFSDYLDLANFPKALSITPSFRQPLRVRWQGREAEVIFPEPLRTGTTYVLQLGTDLRDWNGIALKEPIVIAFSTGEKLNKAELSGLVLEPKQGNPMPNTDIFAWLGTDKPDFSRDPDYHTQSGSDGQFTFRYLPESPVFVIATQDRNRNRRLDPNEPIGLPPFRVLRAEIPDTTTSGPQKPLVRYNPLPPFNPLSADTTKGRRSAPITVSKPLRWFLAKPDTTAPVFRTIRVLSAKRLALTFSEPVVFSDAKWHKWHLADSVRNIPVGIRTSYQLPTTPRVVYVVADSMLAHRHRLTFSGLADSTGNHLRETSLGFSGIARADTLRMRFIGFGPEPPVKLIRNVALLWADAWPTLQFSLPPDTAFLARYVSVTDTLGTEKPYTWRTDNGTTIRILPESFELGVPVRITVDPHFQQRKQPFVRTFERLRSDERGSIVGQIQDVGASSVWVELIPVPPSRLDVAFYRTQTDPSGRYVFKNLPEGSYRLRAFRDVNRNGRWDAGSLEPFTPAERIVWSKEPITLRTRWENEVPPMIFEEE, encoded by the coding sequence ATGCAACCCCTTTCAATCTGGTTTACCTATTTTATCTTTGGTCTTGCCCTTGGTTTGGGCGGATGTGCCACTCCCATCGCTCCGACGGGTGGGAAACCACGTACCATTCCGCCCAAACTCATCTCATCGCAACCCGCAAACCAGGCTGTTCGGGTAAATACCACAAGCATTAAGCTACTATTTAGCGATTACTTGGATCTGGCTAATTTTCCCAAAGCCCTCAGCATTACACCGTCTTTCCGACAGCCCCTGCGGGTGCGGTGGCAAGGGCGAGAAGCAGAAGTCATTTTTCCAGAGCCACTCCGCACAGGAACCACCTATGTGCTCCAGTTAGGAACCGATTTGCGGGATTGGAATGGGATAGCCCTCAAAGAGCCGATTGTGATTGCTTTTTCTACGGGCGAAAAACTCAACAAGGCCGAGTTGAGTGGCTTGGTTTTGGAGCCAAAGCAAGGAAACCCCATGCCAAATACCGATATTTTTGCATGGCTGGGTACAGATAAACCCGATTTTTCTCGTGACCCCGACTACCACACCCAATCCGGTAGTGATGGTCAGTTTACGTTCCGTTACTTGCCGGAGTCTCCGGTTTTTGTAATTGCAACACAAGACCGCAACCGCAACCGCCGTCTTGATCCGAACGAGCCGATAGGTCTTCCACCTTTCCGGGTATTACGCGCCGAAATTCCCGACACCACAACCAGTGGCCCCCAAAAACCTCTGGTACGCTACAATCCATTGCCCCCTTTTAACCCCTTGTCCGCTGACACCACTAAGGGGCGTCGGTCTGCCCCCATTACCGTATCCAAACCTCTACGTTGGTTTTTGGCCAAGCCCGATACCACCGCACCCGTATTCCGCACCATCCGTGTGCTTTCGGCCAAGCGTTTGGCCCTTACCTTCTCGGAACCTGTCGTTTTTTCAGATGCTAAATGGCATAAATGGCACCTTGCGGACTCGGTGCGGAATATACCAGTAGGCATACGTACATCGTATCAATTGCCCACAACCCCCAGGGTGGTCTATGTTGTTGCAGACTCCATGCTGGCGCATCGCCATCGTCTTACATTTTCGGGTCTCGCAGACAGCACAGGCAACCACCTCCGAGAGACTTCGTTGGGCTTTTCGGGCATTGCACGAGCCGATACACTACGCATGAGGTTCATTGGATTTGGTCCAGAACCACCTGTCAAACTAATACGGAATGTAGCCTTACTATGGGCCGATGCGTGGCCAACCTTGCAGTTTAGCCTCCCACCAGACACCGCTTTTTTGGCCCGCTATGTGTCCGTTACCGATACACTTGGGACCGAAAAACCATATACCTGGCGCACCGACAACGGAACCACCATACGCATTTTGCCCGAATCCTTTGAGCTTGGTGTACCCGTCCGCATCACCGTAGATCCACACTTCCAGCAAAGAAAACAGCCGTTTGTTCGTACTTTTGAGCGACTCCGAAGCGACGAACGCGGCAGCATTGTCGGACAAATTCAGGATGTCGGCGCCTCGTCTGTTTGGGTTGAACTGATTCCTGTCCCCCCTTCTCGGTTAGACGTGGCTTTTTATCGTACCCAAACAGATCCCAGTGGTCGGTATGTGTTTAAAAACCTGCCAGAGGGTAGCTATCGTTTGAGGGCCTTTCGGGATGTGAACCGAAATGGAAGATGGGACGCAGGCAGTTTGGAGCCTTTTACGCCTGCTGAACGCATCGTCTGGAGCAAAGAACCCATTACGCTTCGCACACGTTGGGAAAATGAGGTACCTCCCATGATTTTTGAAGAGGAATAA